In bacterium, the DNA window TCAGCCATTGGTCCTCCACATAATAATTGTAATCATATAAGAACCTTTGTCAAGGGGAAGTTTTTTAAGGCGTTATCTCGATCGAATTCATGATTATTTCCAGGGTCAGGTAGTAATCGGTCTTTCTTTCGCCGGGCGAAAAAAGCAGTCCGTCAATGAAATAGAGAATCTGGTTGTCGGTCAGCGCATAGGACAGAAAGGGCCCGCCCGCGACCAGCGAGTCATTCTGCCAGACGCCCTTGATCCTGTACCCCCGCATGCTCTTGAACTCGACCGGTTCGATCCAGGTCAGATCCTTAAGGATGTGGTCGCCGTTGTAGTACAGGCCGGTCAGCAGGTCGCGTTTTTTCACGACAAAACTGTCGGACAATGACTGTGTCAGTTTCTCCCGGTAGAAGAACACGCTGCGGTCGGGATAATGGGCGTGGACCGACACAAAGCCCTTTTCCCAGTGGGTTGAATCCACCAGCCATCCCTCATGGACATCGACCGTAAACCCAAAGCGCACCGTACTGCGCTTGATGTTCTCGTCGATCGCCTGTTCATAATAGCGGCTTTTGAGCTGCGCGTAGTAATTTTCCTCAAGCAGCGAGCGGATCTTCTCCCGGTAGCGGTACAATCCCGGAACAACGTACTGCGGTGTCGATGCGGCCATGATGACCGCGGTCTGGGGCCGGGCCCAGAGATCGTGGATCAAAAAGAGCGTAAAAGTATCGCGCTTTGCGGCCGCCCGCGCATCGGGGTTAAGCATCGTGCTGATGAATTTATCTTCTAAGGATCCGTACAGGAACAGGGTATTAAAGGTCTTGACCCCATGGCCGGCCGTGTCGGCGGCAAAAATAAAAATGAACATCGGTTCGGGTTGAGGGAAATAATTAACGATCTGGATCGTCCGGTTGATGGTCGCGGTATCGACGGACGAAGCGATCACCACGACATCGCGGGGACGCCCCACGCTGTTCGGAAGTTTCGAGCATGCGCTCAAGATCAAAAGGCATGCGCTCAGGCAACAGATCACTGATTTTTTCATAAACATCCCCCTCTTATCAGCCGATCCGCAGCAGGCTTTCGCGTTCGGCGAACCGCAGGACTTTCCTGCGAATGAACTGATGTTCATCCAGGCCCAGGTCCGGGTCTTTCTCCACCACGCCGAATGCGTCGTCCCGGGCCAGGAACAGGATCTCCTGGTCATCTTCCAGGTCACCGATCCTGATATCGGGCAGGCCATGCTGGCGTTTGCCGAGTATTTCGCCGGGACCGCGCTGCTTCATATCATTCCGGGCAAGAACAAAGCCATCGGTGGTCGAAGCGAACAGCGCGACCCGGTCATAGGTTTCCTGGGTTAAAAAAGAGCTGAGGAACAGAAAGCAGAACGACTCCTTCATTCCCCGGCCGATCCGCCCCCGCAGCTGGTGCAATTGCGCAAGTCCAAAGCGTTCCGGGTGTTCGATGATCATGAGCGTGGCATTGGGAATGTCAACGCCGACCTCGATCACCGTGGTCGCGACGAGCACCGCGATCTCGCCCCGCCGGAATTCATCCATGATCATAATGCGCTCATCGGTCTCCAGCCGCCCGTGGATCACCGCGACGCGGGCTTCAGGAAAGGCGCGCGTTATCTCCTCATGAACTTCACGCACCGATTTCAAGTCTAGTTTTTCCGACCGTTCGATGATCGGGCAGATAACGAACATCTGCCGGCCTTCAGCCAGATGGCGGGCGATGAACTCGTACGTCTGCAGTCGTTCTTTTTCGTGCACGATCCGGGTTACGACCGATCCCCGCCCCGGGGGCTTTTCATCGAGCAATGAAATATCAAGATCGCCGTACAGGGTCAGGGCCAGGGTTCGCGGGATCGGGGTCGCGGAAAGGACCAGAAAATCAGGGTTTGATCCCTTGAAAACGAGCGCGGCGCGCTGCATGACGCCGAACCGGTGCTGCTCATCGACCACGACCAGACCCAACCGCTTGAAAACAACCTGCTCTTCGATCAGCGCGTGCGTGCCGATTATGATCTGAGCCGCGCCCGAACCGATGCTCTGTATCGCCTGTTCACGCTCACGGGACATCAGGCTGCCGGTCAGCAGCGTCACGGCAACACCGATATTCTTCATGGGATCGCGCATGGTAAGAAAATGCTGCTCCGCCAGGATCTCGGTGGGCGCCATCAGCACCGCCTGGCAGCCGTTCTCCACCGCGATCAGCATCGCGTAAAGCGCGACGACGGTCTTCCCGGCCCCGACATCGCCCTGCAAAAGGCGGTTCATCGGTTTGGGACGCCCCATGTCGTCCGCGATCTGCCTGATAACCTCACCCTGTTTTGCGGTCAGCTTGTACGGCAGCGAATCCACGAGCTGCCGCGTCAGGGTCCCGGTTTCGCGGCAGGCAAATCCCGGCGCATCCTTGAGCTGCGCCTTGCGCCGCGCCAGCGCGAGTTCAAAGAAGAAAAACTCATCGTAGACCATCCGCCGCCGCGCGTCCGCGGCATCAGCCACGCTGGCCGGGAAGTGCAGTGCCCTGATCGCCCGGTCAAGCTGCATGAGCCTATTTCTTTCCATTATGTATCCGGGCAGCGACTCTTCGACCTCGCCGAGACATTCATCGAGCGCGATCCGCACAAAACGCCGGACGTCCCAGATGCTCAGGCCCTCGGTCAGCGGGTAAACCGGGATGATCGCGCCCGTTTTCTTTTCCGATACCATTTCTTCTTCCAGGATCTCGTACAACGGATTGATAAGCTGCTTGCCATAGTAAGAAGTCGCCTTTCCGGAAACGATCAGCCAATCACCGACCTTGAATTTCTTGCGCAGGTCGGGCCGGTTGAACCATTTCAGCATCAGCGCTCCGGTTTCGTCATGAATGAGAACATTCAAGAGGTCGCCGCGCTTGCGCGTGCGCTGGCAGCGGACCGCGTGCACCGCGCCGATCGTCGTCACCTCATCATCGACCTTGATGTCCTTTATCTTTACGACGGTGGAGTAATCCAGGTACCGTCTCGGGACCAGGAATATAAGATCGCCAACCAGCTCTACGCCGATATTTTTTAAATATTCTGAACGCTTGGGGCCGACTCCTTTTATGTACTGAACTGGGCTGGACAACTTTAGAAAAGTCTTTTTAGCCACTATTTGGTCTGTGATATTTCTTCCATCTCTTTGTGGAACGCGTCGGGATTGAGCGCCTTGACCTCAGCCTCCTTTTGGCCGGCGATCTTTCTCTTTACCAGATTCGCCAGGCATGCGTCGAATGTGATCATGCCCTGCTGTTGCGAAGTCTGGAGGATCGATAGCAGCTGGTGCGTCTTTGCTTCCCGGATAAGGTTCCTCACCCCGCCGGTGGCGATCAGGATCTCGTACGCCGCGATCCGGCCTGACCCGTCAACGCGTTTGAGCAGGTTCTGGGAAAAAATGCAGAGCAGGTTGAGTGACAGCTGCATCCTGATCTGGTTCTGCTGATGCGGCGGGAAGACATCGATGATCCGGTCCAGCGTGGAAATGGCATCCGCGGTGTGCAGGGTTGTGACGACGAGATGACCGGTTTCTGCCGCGGTGATGGCCAGGGAGATCGTCTCGAGGTCGCGCATCTCGCCCACCAGGATCACGTCCGGGTCCTGCCGCAGGACGAATTTAAGGGCGTTGGCGAACGAATGCGTGTCCCGACCGACCTCGCGCTGTGTTACCAGGGCTTTCTTGTTAGTATGGATGAACTCGACCGGATCTTCGACTGTCACGATATGGCTGGTATCGCATTCGTTCCGGAAATCGATCAGCGCCGCCTGCGTTGTGGATTTGCCGCAGCCGGATGGGCCGGTCACGACGATCAGTCCGCGCGGCCGCATGACCAGGTCTTTCAATACCTTGGGAAAACCAAGATCATCGATCGTCGGGATCTTGGCCGGAATAAGGCGGAACACGGCGCCCAGGTGCCCGCGCTGCTTGAAAAAGTTGACCCGGAACCGGGCGACTTGCGGCAGCTCGTAGGAAATGTCAAGCTCGCTGTTCTTCTTGAACTCTTCGATCTGACTCTTTTGCAGCATCTCCACGATGCCTGATTCCACGTCGAGCTCCGTGATTGGGGGAAGATTGACGGGCGCAAGATCGCCGTTGACCCTGAGGATCGGCGGGGAACCGACTTTCAGGATCAGGTCGGAGGCATTATACTGGATCTGCGCGTGCAGTAGTTCCTGGATGCGGATCATGATCACACTCTTTTTTCGAACTCATCGGGATTGGTGCAATGCGCGATCGCCTCTTCCATCTCGATCAATCCCTGATGCAAAAGGTTTCTCAGATACTGGTCCATCTGGATCATGCCGAGCTTGGAACCGGTCTGGATCGCCGAGTAGATCTGCGGTGTTTTGGCTTCCCGGATCGCGCTGCGGATCGCCGGTGTGCAAGCCATGATCTCGAATGCCGCGACCCTGCCGGCGCCGTCTTTGCGGCGCACCAGGGTCTCGGTGATCACCGCTTGCAGGCAGGTCGAAAGCTGAAGCCGGATCTGCTGCTGCTGCGATGGCGGGAACACGTCGATGATCCGGTCGATGGTCTGGACCGCGTCGATCGTGTGCAGCGTGGAGAATACCAGGTGGCCGGTCTCAGCCGCGGTTATGGTCTGGCCGATCGTTTCCAGGTCGCGCATCTCGCCGACCAGGATTATATCCGGGTTCTGGCGGATCGCGCGGCGCAGGGCTTCGGCGTAAGAGGACGTGTCGATGCCGATCTCGCGCTGCTCGATGATCGAAGACTTGTCGCGGTGCAGGAACTCGATCGGATCCTCGATCGTGATAATATGCTTCTTCATCACCGAATTGATATGTTCGATCATCGCGGCCAGGGTCGTGGATTTCCCGCTGCCGGTCGGTCCCGTGACCAGTACAAGACCGCGGTTCAGCTCGGCGATCCGTTTCATGACCGCCGGGTATCCCCATTCGTCGATCGTCTTGATCTTGAGCGGGATGATCCTCATGACAACGCCCACATGGTTCATCTGCTTGAAGCAGTTCACCCGGAAGCGGGCGACGCCCGGGATCTCGTAAGCCATGTCGAATTCCAGCGCTTGTTCGAACAACTTACGCTGGAGCGGTTTCATCAACCCGTAGATAACTTCCTCGATATCCTGATCAAAAAGGGGCTGATAATCGGTCCGTTCCAGGTTGCCCGCGACCCTGAAGACCGGCGGTTCGCCGACCCGCAAATGCAGATCAGAGCCCTCTTTTAAAACAAGTTCTTCGAGCAGGACGTCGAGATCGATCTTAGCCATGCGCTAAATGAGGGGTTATTGGCATTTATCCCCCGGTAATGACGCGCATCCGCGAGTTTATAAAGAGTCTACGCGCATGAACGCGCGGAATCCTATGGAGGCGTCCGTGGAAAGGTCGCTTAGTTTTGTGGACATCAGCTTGATGGTATACGGCGTGTACTTATTCGGCAACAGACTGTCGACATTCGATATCACAAATACGGTATCCGCGACCGTGATGGTGAACAAGGGATTGGTTAGGAAATTCAACAAGCTGTCGATCGATGTCGGTCCGCCTTCGTAGATCGCGATATTGGTGGAATCCATGCCGGTGATGGGCGCGAAGATTATCTGCAGGGTGGTATCCGCCGCAATCACCGTATCTTGTGGTTGATAGAAATTTTGAGCGGCGGGAAGTTCAAAATCGATCGTATCGAAAGAATTGACCGCCGTCGCGTTGAGCATGGACAGCAGGTAGGATACCTGACCGCCGGGCTGAAGGATCGTGTCCGAATCGATGAAACTCATGATCGTGTCAATGTTCCAGACGGTATCGACCGTGACATAACTCGTAGAGCCGCCGGTGCTGCGCTGGACGATCACCGCGTCGCCCTGGGGCTTTTGATAGGTCCACCTCCATAACAGGGTTACGAATACCTGATCTTTTGCGCCAAGCAGGCTGCTTTCGACCGCAACCGACTGGGCTGTATGCCATGACACGCATGTCAGGTTCACGTCAAATCCCGTTTCGCAAGCCGTAAGCGCCAAAATAAAAGCGATACTGATGATCTTTTTCATGAAAAGCCTCCTCGTATCGTAAATATTACTGAAATTTGTTCTCTTGTCAATAGAGACCCGGAAGATTTCTCGAAAAACATGGAAATCATCGATCGTTGCGGACAAAACGCCCAAATATCACTGCAATCTTCAGAGCGAAGATTGTTTTTCTGAGCTCTGCGAAATTGTTGACATCGCGCGTGGGATATATATAATGTGAACATGAAGCACAATACATTGTCAAAAAGAGCCAATATCATGCCGTATTCACCGATCCGCAAGCTCGCGACCTTCGCGGATGATGCAAAAAAAAGAGGCATCAAGATTTTTCATCTCAACATCGGGCAGCCTGACATAGACACGCCGGTTGAGATCTTTGAAGCGATCAGGAATCACAAGGAGACCGTCCTGGGCTACGGGCCTTCGGGCGGTCTGCTGGACCTCAGGGTCGCGATCGTCGCTTACCACCGCAACCTCGGCCTTGACATCGGGCTCGACAATGTCTGGGTCACGACCGGTGGGAGCGAATCGATAATATTCACGCTGATGTCCGTCTGTGACCCCAGGGATGAGGTCATCGTTTTCGAACCCTATTATACCAATTATAACGGCCTTTCGCTGATGTCGAGCATCAAGCTGGTCCCGATAATGACAACGGTGGAGAACGGTTTCCACCTGCCGCCGGCAAAAGTGATCGAAGAAAAGATCACGTCCCGCACGCGGGCGATCCTCATCAACACGCCGAACAACCCGACCGGCACGGTACTCACCGAAGAAGAGATGTTCGTGCTGCAGACACTGTGCAAAAAACACGATCTCTTCCTCGTATCCGACGAGGTATACCGCGAATTCGTGTACGACGGCAAACGGCAGATCAGCGCTCTGTCTATGCCGGAGATCGAAGAACGGGTTATCGTCATCGACTCGATATCCAAACGGTTCTCGGCCTGCGGTGCGCGCGTGGGGTTCGTGATCAGCCGCAACAAACAGGTAATGGATGCCGTGCTCAGGTTCTGCCAGGCGCGCCTGTGCCCGCCCACGCTCGAACAGATCGGCGCGATCGCCGCGTACAAACACATTGACCGCTATATCAGGCCGATGATCGAAGAGTACGAGAAACGTCGTAATGTCCTCTTCGAATGCATCAAAACCGTGCCCGGCGTATTCGGGCACAAACCCGAAGGCGCTTTCTACACCGTCCTGAGACTGCCGTTGAAGGACGCCGACCATTTCTGCCAGTGGCTCCTTACTGATTTCAGCCACCAGGACAAGACCATCATGCTGGCGCCGGCAAACGGTTTTTATTCCTCTTTGAAAAAGGGCCGCAATGAGATCAGGATCGCTTACGTCCTGAAAACCGCGGACATTAGCGAAGCGATGAGCCTTCTCGGCACTGCCCTTTCAGTTTACAAGGGTTGACCGCTGAACGTAGTCCATTGCGAGCGTGAAAGCAGCGTTATACAGGGCGGGAGTAAAGATGGCACAGATCACACCGCCCAAGGCTGCCGAGCGCATTGCGATGATCATGGGCAAACTAGCTTGTTCGCTGAATAAAGTCGGACGTTCATATATCCGCGCCAACCTCGATCACATCTTTGCTCACGACAATATACCGGTCCGCGATCTCAATAACTACGTCCTAAAAACTTTCCAAAATTACACGCGCGTCCTGGTCGATTTCTTCAGGCTTGGTTTTATATCGGCCGATGAACTCATCCAGGATGTGGAGCCGGTCGGCATTGAGAACTGCGCCGCCGCATTGAAATACAAAAGGGGCAGCATAATGATCACGTTCCACCTCGGCAACTGGGATTATGCCGGTTCCTATCTTGCCGCCATCAACTACCCGATGAGCGCGCTCGTCGAGGAACTCGAGCCAGCTATGCTCGAACTGTACACCCGCCACCGCGAACGCACCGGTATGCAGACCTATCCGCTCGCGAAATCCGCCTATGCTTTTCTTGACATTATCCGGAAAAACCGCATCCTGGCCATTCTGGCGGACCGCGATATTGCCAATAACGGCATCACCGTCACGGTCTTCGATGGTAAAAGGAACATCCCCCGCAACCTGGGATCCATTATCGTCCGCAAGAAACTGCCGGTCCTCTTTGGCCACCTCACGCTCAACCCGATAGGTAAAAAACACCGTTACCGCGGATGCGTTGACCCGCCGTTGTTCTTTACCAGCGAGGATGAATTCCATGCTGCACTGGTGCGGAAAATGGAAGAATTGATCAAAACATATCCTGACCAGTGGTTTGTTTTCCAGCCCGAATGGATAGCATGAACAAGATCAATCGCGCCGATCCTGAAACCGTGATCCCGCCGGGCCGGCTGACCGTGAAGATAAAAGGTAAAAATATTCCGCGCTACCAGAGCGAACAGGCGGCGGGCTGCGACCTGCACGCCAGCACCGCTCGCACAATTATCGTGCCGCCGGGAGGTTTCGCGACCGTGCGCACGGGTATCAGCATCGAGTTGCCAGCCGGTTATGAGGCGCAGGTAAGACCGCGCAGCGGTCTCGCCCGCAACCATGGCATCGGCGTTTTGAACGCTCCGGGCACGATCGATCCCGATTACCGGGGCGAGATAATGGTCATCCTGTTCAACATCGGTTCCAAACCTTTTCCCGTCCATGACCGGGACCGCATCGCCCAGCTGGTTTTCAGCCGGGTCGAACGGCCGCGTCTACGGACCGTGACCAGATTGCGTAAAACCCGCCGGGGCGCGGGCGGCTTCGGAAGTTCGGGGATCGGCCCCGCACTTTCGAAAAAATCGCCCAAAACCACCGGAAAACAAACCCGGTCAATTGAGCATTCGCTGAATCGCGGGACTGGCCGCGGAAAGGAAAGTGCGGGGTGAAGATCCTCCTGGTCTCCGATATTTTCTACCCCCACACCGGCGGTGTATCCGAACACATCCTGCACCTTTTCAAAAACTTAAACGCGCTCGGCCACCACGCGAAGATCGTGGCCCCGTCGTTCGGTCGGAATTACCCCTATGTCGACGAGAATATTATCCGCATGGGCAGGGCGTTCAAGATCCCCAAGAACCGATCCTTTTCGGTCATCACCCTGAGCCTGAAACTGCCCTGGGAATTCAGAAAATTCCTGCAGTCCAACAATTTCGACGTCATCCATATTCACGGACCGCTGGCGCCGGTCCTGCCGTACTTCGCGCTCAAGTATTCCACATCCAAGAACTTCATCACCTTCCATTCGGCCTATGAGGAAAGCCTGGGTTATGTGCTCTTCGAACCGGTGCTTGAACAATATTTCAGAAAGATCCACGGTCTGATCGCGGTCTCATCGGTGGCCCGGGATTGCGTGGCCAAGTATTTCCCTGACGGCCATTACCGGATCATCCCCAACGGCATCGATACCAACCGGTTCAGGTCCGATATCCAGCCGATCGACATGCTGAAAGACTACTATCCAAAGATCCTGTTCGTCGGCAGGTTCGAACCGCGCAAGGGACTGAAATACCTGCTCATGGCTTTTCCCGATATCATCAAAGAATTCCCCGATGCCAAGCTGGTCATTGTCGGCGAAGGGTTCCTGGAACATTACTACCGGCAGTATATCGAAGGGCATATCCAGGACCACGTGATATTCGTAGGACGCGTGAGCCCTGAAGACCTGCCTCGTTATTACGCGTCGTGCGACATCTACTCTTCGCCGGCAACGGGTGCCGAAAGCTTCGGTATCGTCCTGCTTGAGGCGATGGCCAGTGGAAAACCGATCGTGGCGTCCGACATACCCGGTTACCGCACGATCCTTGACGATCAGGCAGAAGGGCTGGTCTTCCCGCCCTGCGATCACAAGGCCCTGGCCGAGAAGATCGTTCACCTGCTTAAGAATCCAATCCTGATGCGGCAGTACGGCGAACAGGGCCGGGCCAAATCACTGCGGTTCGATTGGAAAATAGTCACCCAGCAGGTCTGTGACTTCTACCAGGAGGTAATAAATAAAGACGGCTAAATTCTGGAACATCCTCAAGATCCGGGATTTTTCCATTTTTGTATACTCCCAGACGGTCAACCAGTTCGGCGACAAACTTGACTACATAGCTTTGATCGCGCTCATCGGTCTTTTCCCGAAAAACCGCACGCCCTTCTTGCTCTCGCTGCTCGCCATTTTCATCACGCTGCCGGTCCTGGTGTTCGGCCCGATCGCCGGCGTCCTGGTCGACCGCTGGCATAAGAAGAATGTCATGGTGATATGCGATGCGCTGCGCATGCTTTGCGCTCTGGCGATACCGCTGGTATTTGCCCTCACGCACAACATCTATCCGGTCTTTGCACTGGTCTTCGCCATGTTCCTGCTGGCGCTTTTCTTCAACACGGCGCGCAGCGCGATTATCCCGAACCTGGTCGCCAAGAAACGCATTCTCGCTGCCAACTCCGTCATTAACCTTATCGGCCGGGGGGCGACGTTCCTGGGCATGCTGCTGGGCGGTGTTATCATTGACTGGCGGTGGTGGAAGGCCGCGCTGGGCATCGACGGCTGGGCGGCCGCTTTCATCATTGACGCGCTGACCTTTGCGATATCTGCGGTAATGCTTTATGTAATGAAAGTCGATCTCGCCTTCCGTAAAGTCGAAGAAACACATCTGCAGGCCAGGGGGCTCTATCTGCTCATATATAACGGGCTGCGGAAGATCATCCACGATCTGCTTGACGCGGTCAAAAGCATCATCAAGATCCGGGACCTGCTGTTCGCCATCTGCACTATCTTTCTCATGATCATCGCGGGCAGCGTGATCTATGTCCTGGTGATCCCGATCGTCCAGCAGGAAATGGCATGGGGCACGAGCGGTGTCGGCATCCTCGCGTCCGTGGGTGCGATCGGTTTGCTCGTCGGCGCCTACCTTACCGGCATTGCCGGGCATCACTACGACCTGAAGATGACAATGCTCGTATGTTTCGTTGTTATTGGCGGCGTGTTGATAGCATTTCCGTTCCTGAACAATTTCTACGTATTCTGTCTGCTGTGCCTGATCGGAGGGATCGCGATATCACCGGTGTTCATCGGCCAGGATACGCTGATTCATCGCAGCGCCGACGAGCTCATCCGGGGCCGGATATTCTCCCTGCGCGAATGGATCCTTAACGGCTCCTTTGCCCTGGTGGCGCTGATCATCGGGTCGGTAGCGACGTTCGTGTCAAGACGCCTGCTGTTCGTATTTTTCGGCGCGATCGTCATCCTGGGTGCGGCATTCGGCGCCATCGCCATCAACCGTGGTAAAAGCTCTGCAGTTCCATCGAATAGCCACTGATCTCCAGCTGTGCGGAACATGGAACCAGCCGGCACAGTTAAGGGGATTCATCGAACAGCTCATTAAAACAAAGATCCCGATCGGATTGCCCGGTGAACGCGATGAAGGGATCATTCTTACCTTTGACGACGGCGAGGAAAATATCTATCGCCATGCTCTTCCCATCCTGCGTGAGTTCGGAGTGCGGGCCGTGGTCTTTTTGATCGTGGGCTACATCGGCGAGAAGAACACCTGGGACATTTCGTTGACGGGCCGGCGCGTCGCTCACCTGGATTGGAACCAGATCCATCAACTGAAAAAAGGGGGCATGGAGATCGGGTCGCACGGGATGACCCACCGCAACCTTGCCCGGCTAAGCACGGCCGAACTTGAGTACGAATTGAACGGATCCAAAGCTATTATCGAGAAAGAGCTGGGAACGATCCGCTGCATATCATATCCTTTCAACCGGATAAATCCGGCAGTCCGTCGGATGGCCGCGCGGGCCGGCTATCGCTATGGATTTGGCGGCAATGGCGACGACGACCTGACGTTAAAAAAAGAAGCCATCTACATCACGGACACACGAGCCAGTCTCGCGATAAAGGTGACTGAAAAACCGCCTGTTGCTTACGGTTATTACCGCACCCAGCAGAAAGTGATCAACTTTTTTACCCTGGCGACAATGATCGCGCGCCGCCGGAGTGACATTGTGCTTAAAGGGCAAAAAATCAAGGAGGCATCATGAACCGTACACTAAGACCGATCGCGCTGGCATTAATGGTCGCCTGCGTCGCGCTATTTGCGCAGGACGGCAACGCAACGGTCGACAAAGCGGTCGAACTTTTTGAGACCCGTCATCTAAACAGCAGCAATTTGAA includes these proteins:
- a CDS encoding DUF4837 family protein, whose translation is MKKSVICCLSACLLILSACSKLPNSVGRPRDVVVIASSVDTATINRTIQIVNYFPQPEPMFIFIFAADTAGHGVKTFNTLFLYGSLEDKFISTMLNPDARAAAKRDTFTLFLIHDLWARPQTAVIMAASTPQYVVPGLYRYREKIRSLLEENYYAQLKSRYYEQAIDENIKRSTVRFGFTVDVHEGWLVDSTHWEKGFVSVHAHYPDRSVFFYREKLTQSLSDSFVVKKRDLLTGLYYNGDHILKDLTWIEPVEFKSMRGYRIKGVWQNDSLVAGGPFLSYALTDNQILYFIDGLLFSPGERKTDYYLTLEIIMNSIEITP
- the recG gene encoding ATP-dependent DNA helicase RecG — its product is MAKKTFLKLSSPVQYIKGVGPKRSEYLKNIGVELVGDLIFLVPRRYLDYSTVVKIKDIKVDDEVTTIGAVHAVRCQRTRKRGDLLNVLIHDETGALMLKWFNRPDLRKKFKVGDWLIVSGKATSYYGKQLINPLYEILEEEMVSEKKTGAIIPVYPLTEGLSIWDVRRFVRIALDECLGEVEESLPGYIMERNRLMQLDRAIRALHFPASVADAADARRRMVYDEFFFFELALARRKAQLKDAPGFACRETGTLTRQLVDSLPYKLTAKQGEVIRQIADDMGRPKPMNRLLQGDVGAGKTVVALYAMLIAVENGCQAVLMAPTEILAEQHFLTMRDPMKNIGVAVTLLTGSLMSREREQAIQSIGSGAAQIIIGTHALIEEQVVFKRLGLVVVDEQHRFGVMQRAALVFKGSNPDFLVLSATPIPRTLALTLYGDLDISLLDEKPPGRGSVVTRIVHEKERLQTYEFIARHLAEGRQMFVICPIIERSEKLDLKSVREVHEEITRAFPEARVAVIHGRLETDERIMIMDEFRRGEIAVLVATTVIEVGVDIPNATLMIIEHPERFGLAQLHQLRGRIGRGMKESFCFLFLSSFLTQETYDRVALFASTTDGFVLARNDMKQRGPGEILGKRQHGLPDIRIGDLEDDQEILFLARDDAFGVVEKDPDLGLDEHQFIRRKVLRFAERESLLRIG
- a CDS encoding type IV pilus twitching motility protein PilT; amino-acid sequence: MIRIQELLHAQIQYNASDLILKVGSPPILRVNGDLAPVNLPPITELDVESGIVEMLQKSQIEEFKKNSELDISYELPQVARFRVNFFKQRGHLGAVFRLIPAKIPTIDDLGFPKVLKDLVMRPRGLIVVTGPSGCGKSTTQAALIDFRNECDTSHIVTVEDPVEFIHTNKKALVTQREVGRDTHSFANALKFVLRQDPDVILVGEMRDLETISLAITAAETGHLVVTTLHTADAISTLDRIIDVFPPHQQNQIRMQLSLNLLCIFSQNLLKRVDGSGRIAAYEILIATGGVRNLIREAKTHQLLSILQTSQQQGMITFDACLANLVKRKIAGQKEAEVKALNPDAFHKEMEEISQTK
- a CDS encoding type IV pilus twitching motility protein PilT, giving the protein MDLDVLLEELVLKEGSDLHLRVGEPPVFRVAGNLERTDYQPLFDQDIEEVIYGLMKPLQRKLFEQALEFDMAYEIPGVARFRVNCFKQMNHVGVVMRIIPLKIKTIDEWGYPAVMKRIAELNRGLVLVTGPTGSGKSTTLAAMIEHINSVMKKHIITIEDPIEFLHRDKSSIIEQREIGIDTSSYAEALRRAIRQNPDIILVGEMRDLETIGQTITAAETGHLVFSTLHTIDAVQTIDRIIDVFPPSQQQQIRLQLSTCLQAVITETLVRRKDGAGRVAAFEIMACTPAIRSAIREAKTPQIYSAIQTGSKLGMIQMDQYLRNLLHQGLIEMEEAIAHCTNPDEFEKRV
- a CDS encoding pyridoxal phosphate-dependent aminotransferase, with translation MKHNTLSKRANIMPYSPIRKLATFADDAKKRGIKIFHLNIGQPDIDTPVEIFEAIRNHKETVLGYGPSGGLLDLRVAIVAYHRNLGLDIGLDNVWVTTGGSESIIFTLMSVCDPRDEVIVFEPYYTNYNGLSLMSSIKLVPIMTTVENGFHLPPAKVIEEKITSRTRAILINTPNNPTGTVLTEEEMFVLQTLCKKHDLFLVSDEVYREFVYDGKRQISALSMPEIEERVIVIDSISKRFSACGARVGFVISRNKQVMDAVLRFCQARLCPPTLEQIGAIAAYKHIDRYIRPMIEEYEKRRNVLFECIKTVPGVFGHKPEGAFYTVLRLPLKDADHFCQWLLTDFSHQDKTIMLAPANGFYSSLKKGRNEIRIAYVLKTADISEAMSLLGTALSVYKG
- a CDS encoding lysophospholipid acyltransferase family protein yields the protein MAQITPPKAAERIAMIMGKLACSLNKVGRSYIRANLDHIFAHDNIPVRDLNNYVLKTFQNYTRVLVDFFRLGFISADELIQDVEPVGIENCAAALKYKRGSIMITFHLGNWDYAGSYLAAINYPMSALVEELEPAMLELYTRHRERTGMQTYPLAKSAYAFLDIIRKNRILAILADRDIANNGITVTVFDGKRNIPRNLGSIIVRKKLPVLFGHLTLNPIGKKHRYRGCVDPPLFFTSEDEFHAALVRKMEELIKTYPDQWFVFQPEWIA
- the dut gene encoding dUTP diphosphatase yields the protein MNKINRADPETVIPPGRLTVKIKGKNIPRYQSEQAAGCDLHASTARTIIVPPGGFATVRTGISIELPAGYEAQVRPRSGLARNHGIGVLNAPGTIDPDYRGEIMVILFNIGSKPFPVHDRDRIAQLVFSRVERPRLRTVTRLRKTRRGAGGFGSSGIGPALSKKSPKTTGKQTRSIEHSLNRGTGRGKESAG
- a CDS encoding glycosyltransferase family 4 protein, coding for MKILLVSDIFYPHTGGVSEHILHLFKNLNALGHHAKIVAPSFGRNYPYVDENIIRMGRAFKIPKNRSFSVITLSLKLPWEFRKFLQSNNFDVIHIHGPLAPVLPYFALKYSTSKNFITFHSAYEESLGYVLFEPVLEQYFRKIHGLIAVSSVARDCVAKYFPDGHYRIIPNGIDTNRFRSDIQPIDMLKDYYPKILFVGRFEPRKGLKYLLMAFPDIIKEFPDAKLVIVGEGFLEHYYRQYIEGHIQDHVIFVGRVSPEDLPRYYASCDIYSSPATGAESFGIVLLEAMASGKPIVASDIPGYRTILDDQAEGLVFPPCDHKALAEKIVHLLKNPILMRQYGEQGRAKSLRFDWKIVTQQVCDFYQEVINKDG
- a CDS encoding MFS transporter is translated as MIALIGLFPKNRTPFLLSLLAIFITLPVLVFGPIAGVLVDRWHKKNVMVICDALRMLCALAIPLVFALTHNIYPVFALVFAMFLLALFFNTARSAIIPNLVAKKRILAANSVINLIGRGATFLGMLLGGVIIDWRWWKAALGIDGWAAAFIIDALTFAISAVMLYVMKVDLAFRKVEETHLQARGLYLLIYNGLRKIIHDLLDAVKSIIKIRDLLFAICTIFLMIIAGSVIYVLVIPIVQQEMAWGTSGVGILASVGAIGLLVGAYLTGIAGHHYDLKMTMLVCFVVIGGVLIAFPFLNNFYVFCLLCLIGGIAISPVFIGQDTLIHRSADELIRGRIFSLREWILNGSFALVALIIGSVATFVSRRLLFVFFGAIVILGAAFGAIAINRGKSSAVPSNSH